One segment of Clostridium botulinum DNA contains the following:
- a CDS encoding dihydrofolate reductase — MLSIIVAIAKNNVIGNDNKLIWHISEDLKRFKEITSGKTIVMGRKTFESLPGVLPNRKHIILTRDKNFKVNSECVEIIYDFDELLNKYKNSDTEVFIIGGGEIYKQLLPHTNKLYLTKINKDFDGDTYFPQINYDDFKVDYKSDIITDEKSKLEYNFINLSRLS, encoded by the coding sequence ATGTTATCCATAATAGTAGCTATTGCTAAAAATAATGTTATTGGAAATGATAATAAATTAATTTGGCATATTTCTGAAGACTTAAAAAGATTTAAAGAAATTACCAGTGGAAAAACTATTGTAATGGGAAGAAAAACTTTCGAGTCTCTTCCTGGAGTATTACCCAATAGAAAACATATTATTTTAACTAGAGATAAAAATTTTAAAGTTAACTCTGAATGTGTGGAAATAATTTATGATTTCGATGAATTATTAAATAAATATAAAAATTCTGATACTGAAGTATTTATAATTGGTGGTGGAGAAATTTATAAACAGCTATTACCACATACTAATAAACTGTACTTAACAAAGATAAACAAAGATTTTGATGGAGATACTTATTTTCCACAAATAAATTATGATGATTTTAAAGTAGATTATAAATCAGATATTATAACTGATGAAAAAAGCAAATTAGAATATAACTTTATAAATTTAAGTAGACTATCTTAG
- a CDS encoding nucleoside deaminase has product MDFLDIAKEEAKKAMSKGEVPIGAVIVKDNIVISKAHNLKETLKDATAHAEILAIREASKFLDDWRLNGTEMYVTLEPCTMCTSAIIQSRISKLHIGTFNKDMGACGSIINLIDDRMLESFLNVNWLYDEECSNLLMKFFNLKRKLNKNKLL; this is encoded by the coding sequence ATGGATTTTTTAGATATTGCTAAAGAAGAAGCTAAAAAGGCAATGTCAAAAGGTGAAGTTCCAATTGGTGCAGTTATAGTCAAGGATAACATAGTTATATCAAAAGCACACAATCTAAAAGAAACATTAAAAGATGCCACAGCTCATGCAGAAATATTAGCTATAAGAGAAGCATCTAAGTTTTTAGATGATTGGAGATTAAATGGTACTGAAATGTATGTTACTCTAGAACCGTGCACTATGTGCACTAGTGCTATAATTCAAAGTAGAATATCAAAATTACATATAGGAACATTTAATAAAGATATGGGGGCTTGTGGTTCAATAATAAACCTTATAGATGATAGGATGTTAGAATCATTTCTTAATGTTAATTGGTTATATGATGAGGAATGTTCTAACTTACTTATGAAATTTTTCAACTTAAAAAGAAAACTTAATAAAAATAAATTATTATAG
- a CDS encoding HlyC/CorC family transporter produces MDPSYTWEIVTLVILLMLSGFFSMSETALMSLNKIRLRHMVEEGVPGAKLVEKLTEDPNKLLGAILIGNNIVNIAASGLATMLATNMFGPTGVGIATGVMTVLVLIFGEITPKSIAKQKAESVALKVGKPIRLTVIIFKPFVYIFTAISSFFIKILGGDPKASEPFITEEELKTMVGVSEEEGVLENVEKEMIFNVFDFADLQVKDVMVQRVDVSALDSEATYDDVLKLIKEEQFSRIPIYNQTIDDIIGILNVKDLLMLENPRENFKMEKYIREPYYTFEFKKIVELFKEMKKERNHIAVVLDEYGGTVGIITIEDLIEEIVGDIEDEYDDANTSIEVIKDNEYIVDGSVRLHDIGDLIGIDMESDEFDSVGGLIIGELGRMPEEKEEIECDSMKFIVENIDKNRIKKVRIFTDNN; encoded by the coding sequence TTGGACCCTAGCTATACGTGGGAGATAGTAACATTAGTAATATTACTTATGCTGTCAGGATTTTTTTCAATGTCAGAAACAGCGTTAATGTCACTAAATAAGATTAGATTAAGACATATGGTGGAAGAAGGAGTGCCTGGAGCAAAGTTAGTAGAAAAACTTACAGAAGATCCAAATAAATTATTAGGAGCTATATTAATAGGTAATAATATAGTTAATATTGCAGCATCAGGACTTGCTACAATGTTAGCAACTAATATGTTTGGTCCAACTGGAGTTGGAATAGCTACAGGAGTTATGACTGTATTAGTATTAATTTTTGGAGAAATAACGCCTAAATCTATTGCTAAGCAAAAGGCGGAATCTGTTGCTTTGAAAGTTGGTAAACCTATAAGGTTAACAGTCATTATATTTAAACCTTTTGTATATATATTTACAGCTATATCATCATTTTTTATAAAGATTTTAGGGGGAGATCCTAAAGCTAGTGAACCATTTATTACTGAAGAAGAATTAAAAACAATGGTAGGTGTAAGTGAAGAAGAAGGCGTATTAGAAAATGTTGAAAAAGAAATGATTTTTAATGTATTTGATTTTGCTGATCTTCAAGTAAAAGATGTTATGGTTCAAAGAGTTGATGTTAGTGCTTTAGATTCAGAAGCTACTTATGATGATGTATTAAAGCTTATAAAAGAAGAGCAATTCTCTAGAATACCTATTTATAATCAAACTATAGATGATATCATTGGTATATTGAATGTGAAGGACTTATTAATGCTTGAAAATCCTAGAGAAAACTTTAAAATGGAAAAGTATATAAGAGAACCTTATTATACATTTGAATTTAAAAAGATTGTAGAATTGTTTAAAGAAATGAAAAAAGAAAGAAATCACATTGCTGTTGTGTTAGATGAATATGGCGGTACGGTTGGAATAATTACCATAGAAGATTTGATAGAGGAAATCGTTGGTGACATAGAAGATGAATATGATGACGCCAATACTAGTATTGAAGTCATTAAAGATAATGAATATATAGTAGATGGTAGCGTTAGACTTCACGATATTGGTGATTTAATAGGTATAGATATGGAATCAGATGAGTTTGATTCTGTTGGGGGCCTTATAATTGGAGAACTTGGAAGAATGCCTGAAGAAAAAGAAGAAATTGAGTGCGATAGTATGAAATTTATCGTAGAAAATATAGATAAAAATAGAATAAAAAAAGTTAGAATATTTACAGATAATAACTAA
- a CDS encoding phosphatase PAP2 family protein, which produces MQFIQMFDNKILEFIRINLHTPMMDKIVPIVTSLGNMGLIWIVIGLAFIANKKYRKYGFIMLCTLCIGALIGDGIIKPIVARARPFNFVENIQLLIKAPTSYSFPSGHTMSSFAAATIIYIANKKMGIGAFLLAALIGFSRMYLYVHYPSDVLIGCVLGITLSIVIYKIVSPKYDKKFNK; this is translated from the coding sequence ATGCAGTTTATTCAGATGTTTGATAATAAAATTTTGGAGTTTATACGTATTAACTTACATACCCCAATGATGGATAAGATTGTTCCTATAGTAACTTCTTTAGGAAATATGGGACTTATATGGATTGTTATAGGATTAGCATTTATAGCTAATAAAAAATATAGAAAATATGGTTTCATAATGTTATGTACATTATGTATTGGTGCATTAATTGGTGATGGAATTATAAAACCAATAGTTGCAAGAGCAAGACCGTTTAACTTTGTTGAAAATATACAATTGCTTATAAAAGCACCTACAAGTTATTCATTCCCATCTGGGCATACCATGTCTTCATTTGCAGCAGCAACAATTATATATATAGCAAATAAAAAAATGGGAATTGGAGCATTCTTATTAGCAGCACTTATAGGATTTTCAAGAATGTATTTATATGTGCACTATCCTTCAGATGTGTTAATTGGATGTGTATTAGGAATAACTTTAAGTATTGTTATTTATAAAATAGTAAGTCCTAAGTATGATAAAAAATTTAATAAATAA
- a CDS encoding carbohydrate kinase family protein, producing the protein MNSNIFCIGELLIDMVCVDNKGLKYGEKFEKKAGGAPANVAASISKLEGNAYFLGQVGSDFFGKYLVELLKELNINTDMTVEKGSTTIALVGIDENGERNFDFLRGSDGEYSFDNIDISKISESDIIHFGSATGFLDGELKNTYYKLLEYAKSKNIYISFDPNYRDALITDDKLDLFVKDCIEFLKKSDFTKLSDEELILITKEEDLEAGVKKLHELGVKVVTITLGSKGTYLSVLGKNEIIPSIKIKQVDSTGAGDSFVGAVLKQIAEVEDKKNIGFEEWKNIITFANKVGAITCTNYGAIASMPTLNDLK; encoded by the coding sequence ATGAATAGTAATATTTTTTGTATTGGTGAACTTTTAATTGATATGGTTTGTGTTGATAATAAGGGATTAAAATATGGAGAAAAGTTTGAAAAAAAAGCAGGTGGAGCTCCAGCTAATGTAGCGGCAAGTATAAGTAAGCTAGAAGGAAATGCATACTTTTTAGGTCAAGTTGGAAGTGATTTTTTTGGTAAGTATCTAGTTGAATTATTAAAAGAATTAAATATAAATACAGATATGACTGTTGAAAAAGGAAGCACTACAATTGCTTTAGTTGGAATAGATGAAAATGGAGAACGTAATTTTGACTTTTTAAGAGGTAGTGATGGGGAATATTCATTTGATAATATTGATATATCAAAGATAAGTGAGTCTGATATAATTCATTTTGGATCAGCAACAGGATTTTTAGATGGGGAATTAAAGAATACTTATTATAAACTATTAGAATATGCAAAATCTAAGAACATATATATATCATTTGATCCTAACTATAGAGATGCATTAATAACAGATGATAAGCTAGATTTATTTGTAAAAGACTGCATAGAATTTTTAAAGAAGAGTGACTTTACAAAATTAAGTGATGAAGAGTTAATTTTGATAACAAAAGAAGAAGATTTAGAAGCTGGAGTTAAAAAGTTGCATGAATTAGGTGTTAAGGTAGTGACTATCACTTTAGGATCAAAAGGAACATATTTAAGTGTATTAGGAAAGAATGAAATAATACCATCAATAAAGATTAAACAAGTTGATTCAACAGGAGCAGGAGATTCTTTTGTAGGAGCTGTATTAAAGCAAATTGCAGAAGTTGAAGATAAGAAAAATATAGGTTTTGAAGAATGGAAAAACATCATTACATTTGCTAATAAAGTAGGGGCAATAACATGTACTAATTACGGAGCAATAGCTTCAATGCCTACTTTAAATGATTTAAAATAA
- a CDS encoding glycoside hydrolase family 32 protein, translated as MQDKNVYEKIKQDLDQCYKNSNNSNWKSKFHIEMPFGLVNDPNGLSYYNGEFHIFYQWNPFGCEHKNKHWGLVKTSNFINFTKPEIILKPVDWFDKNGCYSGGAYIKDDTLKLFYTGNVKDENNNRESYQCIANYYKDGTFEKKGPVIFNQPEGYTAHFRDPFIFEEENIYYMVLGVQTEDLKGRTLLYKSLDIEKWDFIGELKTDLDDFGYMWECPNLVKLDNDKKYAFLFSPQGLETEELKNQNIYQSGYIIGDLDLNNISLNDNSKFKEIDMGFDFYAPQVFKHENKNIMIGWIGMPDKDSEYPSSKEDWMFSLTMPRVLEYKNGVIYQKPLKQLEDLRHNKEVELNNEEFASYNMSFDSRNKEIKLNLDIKKSENIDIVFNFGEESIKINYDKKSEVCTINRDNMKLGGKGIRKFKLKAKDNLDLHIFIDNSVIEIYYQDGLEVTTLMYFPKEKGLNIEIKDNSKVKINELNVWNLRSVKYE; from the coding sequence ATGCAGGATAAAAATGTATACGAAAAGATAAAGCAAGATTTAGATCAGTGTTACAAGAATTCAAATAATAGTAATTGGAAAAGTAAATTTCATATAGAAATGCCATTTGGTTTAGTAAATGATCCTAATGGATTAAGTTATTACAATGGAGAGTTTCATATATTTTATCAATGGAATCCATTTGGGTGTGAGCACAAAAATAAGCATTGGGGATTAGTAAAAACAAGTAATTTTATAAATTTTACTAAGCCAGAGATAATATTAAAGCCTGTAGACTGGTTTGATAAAAATGGATGTTATTCAGGTGGAGCTTATATAAAGGATGATACTTTAAAACTATTTTACACTGGAAATGTAAAAGATGAAAATAATAATAGAGAATCATATCAATGCATAGCTAATTATTATAAGGATGGGACTTTTGAAAAAAAAGGACCTGTGATATTTAATCAACCAGAAGGATATACAGCTCATTTTAGAGATCCGTTTATTTTTGAAGAAGAAAATATTTATTATATGGTATTGGGAGTTCAAACTGAGGATTTAAAGGGAAGAACTTTGTTATATAAATCACTTGATATAGAAAAATGGGATTTTATTGGTGAGTTAAAAACTGATTTAGATGATTTTGGATACATGTGGGAATGTCCTAATTTAGTAAAATTAGATAATGATAAAAAGTATGCATTTTTATTTTCACCACAGGGATTAGAAACAGAGGAATTAAAAAATCAAAATATATATCAATCAGGATATATAATAGGAGATTTAGATTTAAATAATATTTCATTAAATGATAATAGTAAATTTAAAGAAATTGATATGGGATTTGATTTTTATGCACCACAAGTATTTAAGCATGAAAATAAAAATATAATGATTGGCTGGATAGGTATGCCTGATAAAGATTCAGAATATCCAAGTTCAAAAGAAGATTGGATGTTTTCTTTAACAATGCCGAGAGTATTAGAATATAAGAATGGTGTAATATATCAAAAACCATTAAAGCAATTAGAAGATTTAAGACATAATAAAGAAGTAGAACTTAACAATGAGGAATTTGCTTCATATAATATGAGTTTTGATTCAAGAAATAAAGAAATAAAATTAAATTTAGATATAAAAAAATCTGAAAATATAGATATAGTATTTAACTTTGGAGAAGAAAGTATAAAGATAAATTATGATAAAAAATCTGAAGTATGTACTATAAATAGAGACAATATGAAATTAGGTGGAAAAGGCATTAGAAAATTTAAGTTAAAAGCTAAAGATAATCTTGATTTACATATATTTATTGATAATTCAGTTATAGAAATATATTATCAAGATGGATTAGAAGTAACAACATTGATGTATTTCCCTAAGGAAAAAGGTTTGAATATTGAAATTAAAGATAATAGTAAAGTGAAAATTAATGAATTAAATGTATGGAATTTAAGGAGTGTAAAATATGAATAG